From the Streptomyces pluripotens genome, one window contains:
- the galU gene encoding UTP--glucose-1-phosphate uridylyltransferase GalU gives MIAPDSTAASASAPTVRKAVVPAAGLGTRFLPATKATPKEMLPVVDKPAIQYVVEEAAAAGLDDILMVTGRHKRAIEDHFDHAFELEQALATKGDTVRLDAVRDPARLADIHHIRQGDPLGLGHAVLCARHHVGNQPFAVLLGDDLIDPRETLLSRMLEVRERYRGSVVALMEVDPAQIHLYGCAAVHPTGEEGVVRVTGLVEKPAAGTAPSRYAVIGRYVLDPAVFEVLAHTPPGRSGEIQLTDALQGLAAAGTVHGVVFTGLRYDTGDKADYLRTVVRLACARPDLGPEFTGWLKEFVSGLEDGGTAVGQGHRAA, from the coding sequence ATGATCGCCCCCGACTCAACAGCGGCGTCCGCCTCTGCCCCTACGGTTCGCAAAGCGGTCGTGCCGGCCGCCGGTCTCGGCACCCGGTTCCTGCCCGCGACCAAGGCCACGCCCAAGGAAATGCTGCCGGTCGTCGACAAGCCGGCCATCCAGTACGTCGTCGAGGAGGCCGCTGCGGCCGGCCTGGACGACATCCTGATGGTCACCGGGCGGCACAAGAGGGCCATCGAGGATCATTTCGATCACGCCTTCGAGCTGGAGCAGGCACTGGCCACCAAGGGCGACACCGTGCGCCTGGACGCCGTGCGCGATCCGGCACGGCTCGCCGACATCCACCACATCCGCCAGGGCGACCCGCTCGGTCTCGGACACGCCGTACTGTGCGCCCGTCACCACGTCGGGAACCAGCCCTTCGCGGTACTCCTCGGCGACGATCTGATCGACCCTCGGGAGACCCTGTTGAGCCGCATGCTGGAGGTCCGCGAGCGCTACCGAGGGAGCGTGGTCGCATTGATGGAGGTCGATCCGGCGCAGATCCACCTCTACGGCTGTGCAGCCGTGCACCCGACGGGCGAGGAGGGCGTCGTACGCGTGACCGGCCTGGTGGAGAAACCGGCGGCCGGCACCGCGCCGAGCCGGTACGCCGTCATCGGCCGCTACGTCCTCGACCCGGCGGTGTTCGAGGTCCTGGCGCACACGCCGCCGGGCCGCAGCGGCGAGATCCAGCTCACCGACGCCCTGCAGGGCCTCGCGGCGGCCGGCACCGTCCACGGGGTCGTCTTCACGGGCCTGCGCTACGACACCGGCGACAAGGCCGACTACCTGCGCACGGTGGTCCGTCTGGCGTGCGCCCGCCCGGACCTCGGACCGGAGTTCACCGGCTGGCTCAAGGAGTTCGTGTCCGGTCTGGAGGACGGCGGGACCG
- a CDS encoding type I polyketide synthase codes for MTSPVRARDLILCITPFGEPDAGLAAAVCAAGGFGVLDLGTGDRRAREALSRLRRAAPRPFGVRVTGRCALSPDELGDGPDTVVLAARAPRNAQTPWNLPALASRWRVLAEVTDLGQARSAARAGAHGLIARGAESGGRTGPLSSFVLLQHLLADEELTGVPIWACGGVGPRTAAAAVAGGAAGVVLDSQLALLVESSLPEAVRAVVRSLDGSETVVLGGHRVLLRRGPDAPRPPTDAPEAVAPLLGAHDLRRQFLPVGQDGFLAARFAERCGDVRGVLREVSAAMHDLVGVGELPEADVPGPADALRPGSAMSRALGTRLPVAQGPMTRVSDQAGFAAAVAENGALPFLALALADAERTRSMLAEAHAVLGGRPWGVGVLGFAPEETRNAQLEAVRELRPTHAVIAGGRPAQAEALEQAGIRTFLHVPSPGLLRQFLDAGARRFVFEGSECGGHVGPRASFPLWEAQLGVLLDFLDDIDAAAGAGDETVARRLEVFFAGGVHDERSAAMVAALAAPLTVRGAAVGVLMGTAYLFTEEAVAHGAIRPLFQRQVLAATHTALLETAPGHATRCVPSPFTLNYREREAALRAEGIPDREVWETLERLNVGRLRMASKGVERTESGELRAVDERQQLVDGMFMAGEVAVLRSDTTTVAALHRAVTEGAASLLTTCAPRTGRGATDEPAPPTPLDIAIVGMACMFPQAPDLTTFWSNIVYGHDAVTEVPPERWDPAVHHRPDGTTSKWGGFLPRIPFDPLRYGIPPASLRSIEPVQLLSLEVARRALAHAGYGDQGREFDHSRTSVVFGAEAGSDLSTAVNLRTVLPSYFGTVPDQLEEQLPRLTEDSFPGMLANVISGRIANRLDLGGTNYTVDAACASSLAALDVACKELLRGTSDVVLCGGADLHNGISDYVLFSSVHALSPTGRSRAFDASADGIALGEGVACMVLKRLADAERDGDRIYGVVKGLGSASDGRSRGLTAPHPEGQRAALERAYRHAGVSPAEVGLVEAHGTGTVVGDRTELTVLGEVFTEAGARNGGCALGSVKSQIGHTKCAAGLAGLIKATLALYTGIKPPTLHLERPNPAWTEEDSPFAFHTRAQPWAAPAAERFAAVSAFGFGGTNFHVVLAAHGDAIPSHQALDAWPAELFLFRGRDTTAARRDAEQVLRAAETDGGPWRLRDLALAAARRADTSHEPVRAAVVARNVDELTTQLRRALAGEHDPAAGIHLAEPVDGKTALLFPGQGSQRTGMLADLLIALPGLRDHLSLAPAQAGLIYPPAAFDDAGRERRRAALTDTRAAQPALGVTGLAAHTFLASAGVHPDMAAGHSYGELVALAAAGALDPETLLELSVDRATAILTAAGDDPGTMAAVGAPAEDVRRALRTAGAPDTVVVANLNSPEQTVVSGPTADVESAVRLLRRCGLGAQRIPVACAFHSPLVAKAGEPFGRVLATKTVRAPEFPVWGNRTAAPYPQDADAVRTELAAQIGAPVAFTAQIEAMYEAGARIFVEAGPGTVLTRFVGQILGDRPHRTVACEPRSDSGLRGWLDALARLAVAGLPVRTAWLFQGRDAVDALRAPVPERLGWTVDGQLVRTADGALLPGALAPARRVLETTVTTDQPHGVPADRDALISEFLRTSREMVAAQRDVLLAYFGTPTTAPAVPQPLVPVAPPVQVPVAATEPTEATNDGRPVGDVAQVVLEIISERTGYPVDMIEPGLDLEADLSIDSIKRAEIAGELAKRLGIAGGAESLDDTELEELATARTAAAVTDWLTARAGANAAGSRGEQVGAQPEASKSPASGAPAALAVDAPVGVAPQRFELRPVPLPEPSPDPIEEPSPTLSGLRFVVLDGGAGEGGGTGGDSGAPGDSRHASSGGARTVGDGTGAAAVVAARLADHGADAVLLDPSQGLGTPGGVAGSVAGGAFDGVVYLGALPGPDRPVLPDAFPMLKTVLACGPSRLLAVRAADRAGALRSAGLDGLFRTVVREYPDLLARVVAVPDTSAATVADAVLAELLAPEPAAVVLRTADGRREAPGLVPAPLGPLGSTGAGPAGEGAAEAAALGLDRDSVILLVGGARGITAKFAATLASACRCRIELLGRTAAPTGPEAPDTAAARTPAELRAALAARPGASQPAGINRTAELILAQREITATLAELGSLGSAAHYRPVDFRDQDAVLRTVKEIHAEHGRLDAVVFAAGVIEDRVIADKTPESFQRVYGTKTAGASALFAALGDLPGAPAFTVLFGSIAAVLGNRGQADYAAANDALEALGTDWAVRTGNRVLTVHWGPWAPSGAHTGMVGAELGREYVRRGVRLIDPEEGTAALLRELAWGDPSARAVVYTASEW; via the coding sequence ATGACCTCCCCTGTGCGCGCCCGCGACCTGATTCTGTGCATTACTCCCTTCGGCGAACCCGATGCGGGTCTTGCCGCCGCCGTCTGCGCCGCAGGCGGGTTCGGCGTCCTCGACCTGGGCACCGGAGACCGAAGAGCCCGCGAAGCGTTGTCCCGGCTCAGACGGGCCGCGCCAAGACCCTTCGGGGTGCGCGTGACCGGACGCTGTGCCCTGAGCCCTGATGAACTCGGCGACGGACCCGACACCGTCGTGCTCGCCGCCCGGGCTCCCCGGAACGCGCAAACGCCCTGGAACCTGCCCGCACTCGCCTCACGGTGGCGGGTGCTGGCGGAGGTGACCGACCTGGGGCAGGCGCGCTCGGCTGCCCGCGCAGGTGCTCACGGACTGATCGCCCGGGGCGCCGAGAGCGGCGGCCGGACCGGCCCGCTGAGCAGCTTCGTTCTGCTGCAACACCTGTTGGCTGATGAGGAGTTGACAGGCGTTCCGATCTGGGCTTGCGGAGGTGTCGGTCCCCGTACGGCGGCTGCCGCCGTGGCCGGTGGAGCAGCCGGCGTGGTCCTCGACAGTCAGCTGGCCCTGCTGGTCGAATCTTCGCTGCCCGAGGCGGTACGCGCGGTCGTGCGTTCCCTGGACGGCTCGGAGACCGTGGTACTGGGCGGGCACCGGGTACTGCTCCGACGCGGACCGGACGCCCCGCGCCCGCCCACCGACGCCCCCGAGGCAGTCGCTCCGCTGCTGGGTGCCCACGACCTGCGCCGCCAATTCCTGCCCGTGGGCCAGGACGGCTTCCTCGCCGCCCGGTTCGCCGAACGATGCGGTGACGTGCGAGGGGTGCTCCGGGAGGTGTCCGCGGCCATGCATGACCTGGTCGGAGTGGGGGAGCTGCCAGAGGCAGACGTTCCCGGACCCGCCGACGCCCTTCGGCCCGGCTCGGCGATGAGCCGGGCCCTCGGCACGCGGTTACCGGTGGCGCAGGGGCCGATGACCCGGGTCAGTGATCAGGCGGGCTTCGCCGCCGCCGTCGCCGAGAACGGCGCGCTGCCGTTCCTGGCACTGGCTCTCGCCGACGCGGAGCGCACCCGGTCGATGCTCGCCGAGGCGCACGCCGTGCTGGGCGGACGGCCCTGGGGCGTGGGCGTGCTCGGGTTCGCGCCCGAGGAAACGAGGAACGCGCAACTCGAAGCCGTACGGGAACTGCGCCCGACGCACGCGGTCATCGCAGGCGGCAGGCCTGCCCAGGCGGAGGCGCTGGAGCAAGCAGGGATCCGCACCTTCCTGCACGTCCCCTCACCGGGGTTGCTGCGGCAGTTCCTGGATGCCGGCGCGCGCAGGTTCGTCTTCGAGGGGTCCGAGTGCGGCGGTCATGTGGGCCCCCGGGCCTCCTTCCCGCTCTGGGAGGCTCAACTGGGCGTCCTGCTGGACTTCCTGGACGACATCGACGCAGCGGCTGGTGCTGGTGACGAGACCGTGGCCCGGCGGCTGGAAGTGTTCTTCGCGGGTGGCGTTCACGACGAGCGGTCGGCGGCGATGGTCGCCGCCCTGGCCGCACCGCTCACCGTCCGGGGCGCCGCCGTCGGTGTGCTGATGGGCACCGCTTACCTGTTCACCGAGGAGGCCGTGGCCCACGGTGCCATCCGGCCCCTCTTCCAGCGGCAGGTGCTCGCCGCGACCCACACCGCCCTGCTGGAGACCGCACCCGGACACGCGACGCGCTGTGTGCCGAGCCCCTTCACCCTCAACTATCGCGAGCGAGAGGCGGCGTTACGGGCGGAGGGGATTCCCGACCGGGAGGTCTGGGAAACCCTGGAACGCCTCAACGTGGGCCGTCTCCGCATGGCGAGCAAGGGGGTGGAACGCACGGAGAGCGGCGAGTTGCGCGCTGTCGACGAGAGACAGCAGCTGGTCGACGGGATGTTCATGGCCGGCGAGGTCGCGGTGCTGCGCTCGGATACCACCACCGTGGCGGCCCTGCACCGCGCGGTGACCGAGGGGGCGGCCAGCCTGCTGACCACATGCGCCCCACGGACGGGCCGCGGTGCCACGGACGAACCGGCGCCACCCACACCGCTCGACATCGCGATCGTCGGTATGGCCTGCATGTTTCCGCAGGCTCCCGACCTCACTACCTTCTGGTCGAACATCGTCTACGGACACGACGCGGTCACCGAGGTCCCGCCCGAGCGCTGGGACCCCGCCGTGCACCACCGCCCGGACGGCACGACGTCGAAGTGGGGCGGCTTCCTGCCCCGCATCCCTTTCGATCCACTGCGCTATGGCATCCCGCCCGCCTCCCTCCGCAGTATCGAGCCCGTGCAACTACTCTCCCTGGAAGTGGCCCGGAGGGCACTGGCACACGCCGGATACGGCGATCAGGGACGGGAGTTCGACCATTCCCGGACCTCCGTCGTCTTCGGTGCCGAAGCCGGCAGCGACCTCTCCACCGCCGTCAACCTGCGCACGGTCCTCCCCTCGTACTTCGGCACGGTCCCGGACCAACTGGAAGAACAGCTGCCACGACTGACCGAGGACTCCTTCCCCGGCATGCTCGCCAACGTCATCTCCGGTCGGATCGCCAACCGCCTGGACCTCGGCGGCACCAACTACACCGTCGATGCGGCCTGCGCCTCCTCCCTCGCCGCGCTGGACGTGGCCTGCAAGGAACTCCTCCGCGGCACCAGCGACGTCGTACTGTGCGGCGGAGCCGACCTGCACAACGGCATCAGCGACTACGTCCTCTTCTCCTCCGTACACGCGCTCTCCCCGACGGGCCGGTCGCGCGCGTTCGACGCCTCCGCCGACGGCATTGCCCTCGGCGAGGGGGTCGCCTGCATGGTCCTCAAACGGCTCGCGGACGCCGAACGCGACGGCGACCGCATCTACGGCGTGGTCAAGGGCCTCGGCTCCGCCAGCGACGGCCGCTCCCGCGGCCTGACCGCCCCCCACCCCGAGGGCCAGCGGGCCGCGTTGGAGCGTGCCTACCGCCACGCCGGAGTGTCTCCCGCCGAGGTCGGCCTAGTCGAGGCGCACGGCACCGGCACCGTGGTCGGAGACCGCACCGAACTCACCGTGCTCGGCGAGGTGTTCACGGAGGCGGGAGCCAGGAACGGTGGCTGTGCACTCGGCTCGGTCAAGTCGCAGATCGGGCACACCAAATGCGCGGCCGGGCTCGCCGGTCTGATCAAGGCGACCCTCGCGCTGTACACCGGGATCAAGCCGCCGACCCTGCACCTGGAACGGCCCAACCCGGCCTGGACGGAGGAGGACAGTCCGTTCGCCTTCCACACCCGCGCCCAACCCTGGGCCGCACCGGCCGCGGAACGCTTCGCGGCAGTCAGCGCGTTCGGCTTCGGCGGCACCAACTTCCACGTGGTACTGGCCGCTCACGGCGACGCCATACCGTCCCACCAGGCGCTGGACGCGTGGCCCGCGGAACTGTTCCTGTTCCGGGGCCGGGACACGACGGCAGCCCGGCGGGACGCCGAACAGGTCCTCCGGGCCGCCGAGACGGACGGCGGCCCCTGGCGCCTGCGCGACCTAGCCCTCGCCGCGGCCCGTCGTGCCGACACCTCGCACGAACCGGTCCGGGCCGCGGTCGTGGCCCGCAACGTCGACGAACTCACCACACAGTTGCGGCGGGCACTCGCCGGGGAGCACGATCCGGCCGCCGGGATCCACCTCGCCGAGCCCGTGGACGGCAAGACGGCCCTACTCTTCCCCGGCCAGGGCAGCCAGCGCACGGGCATGCTCGCCGACCTGCTGATCGCCCTCCCCGGACTGCGCGACCACCTGAGTCTCGCCCCTGCCCAGGCGGGCCTCATCTATCCGCCCGCGGCCTTCGACGACGCCGGTCGCGAACGCCGCCGCGCCGCTCTCACCGACACCCGGGCGGCGCAACCCGCGCTCGGCGTCACGGGGCTCGCCGCCCACACCTTCCTCGCCTCCGCAGGTGTCCACCCCGACATGGCCGCCGGACACAGCTACGGAGAACTGGTCGCCCTCGCCGCGGCCGGTGCCCTCGACCCGGAAACCCTCCTGGAGTTGAGCGTCGATCGGGCAACGGCGATCCTGACGGCAGCGGGCGACGACCCCGGCACCATGGCCGCGGTCGGAGCCCCGGCCGAAGACGTCCGGCGCGCGCTGCGCACGGCCGGAGCGCCCGACACCGTCGTGGTCGCGAACCTCAACTCGCCCGAGCAGACGGTGGTCTCCGGACCGACGGCCGACGTGGAGAGCGCTGTGCGCCTGCTGCGCAGGTGCGGCCTGGGCGCTCAGCGGATCCCCGTGGCCTGCGCCTTCCACAGCCCGCTGGTGGCCAAGGCGGGGGAGCCCTTCGGGAGGGTGCTCGCGACCAAGACGGTCCGTGCGCCTGAGTTCCCCGTGTGGGGCAACCGCACCGCCGCCCCGTACCCGCAGGACGCGGACGCGGTGCGCACCGAACTCGCGGCGCAGATCGGTGCCCCGGTCGCGTTCACCGCACAGATCGAGGCGATGTACGAGGCGGGTGCGCGGATTTTCGTCGAGGCGGGTCCGGGCACGGTCCTCACCCGGTTCGTCGGGCAAATCCTCGGGGACCGCCCGCACCGCACGGTGGCCTGCGAACCCCGTTCCGACAGTGGTCTGCGCGGCTGGCTCGACGCGCTCGCCCGACTCGCGGTCGCTGGGCTGCCCGTGCGTACCGCGTGGCTGTTCCAAGGCCGCGACGCCGTGGACGCGCTGCGCGCCCCGGTGCCCGAGCGGCTCGGTTGGACGGTGGACGGACAGCTCGTCCGCACCGCCGACGGAGCGCTCCTCCCCGGTGCCCTCGCACCGGCCCGACGAGTTCTGGAGACGACCGTGACGACCGACCAGCCGCACGGCGTCCCCGCCGATCGGGACGCCCTGATCTCCGAATTCCTGCGCACCAGCCGGGAAATGGTCGCAGCTCAGCGCGATGTGCTGCTCGCCTACTTCGGCACCCCGACGACGGCGCCGGCCGTGCCCCAGCCGCTCGTGCCGGTGGCACCGCCCGTCCAGGTGCCCGTCGCAGCGACGGAGCCGACGGAGGCCACCAATGACGGCCGCCCGGTGGGCGATGTGGCACAGGTGGTGTTGGAGATCATCAGCGAGCGCACCGGATACCCCGTCGACATGATCGAGCCCGGGCTCGATCTGGAGGCGGACCTGAGCATCGACTCGATCAAACGGGCGGAGATAGCCGGCGAACTGGCCAAGCGGCTGGGCATCGCAGGTGGGGCGGAGTCCCTGGACGACACGGAGCTGGAGGAACTGGCCACGGCGCGCACGGCCGCGGCGGTGACGGACTGGCTCACCGCACGGGCGGGCGCCAACGCCGCCGGCAGCCGGGGAGAACAGGTCGGGGCACAGCCGGAAGCGTCGAAGTCCCCAGCCTCCGGTGCCCCGGCCGCCCTTGCCGTCGACGCCCCTGTCGGGGTGGCTCCGCAGCGCTTCGAGCTTCGGCCCGTCCCCCTCCCGGAGCCGTCCCCAGACCCCATCGAAGAGCCCTCCCCGACCTTGTCCGGCCTGCGGTTCGTCGTTCTCGACGGCGGCGCGGGCGAGGGCGGCGGCACCGGCGGGGACAGCGGGGCGCCGGGCGACTCCCGCCATGCGAGCAGCGGCGGCGCTCGCACTGTCGGTGACGGTACGGGTGCGGCGGCCGTGGTCGCCGCACGGCTCGCCGACCACGGTGCCGACGCCGTGCTTCTGGACCCGAGTCAGGGCCTCGGCACGCCCGGCGGTGTGGCCGGCAGCGTGGCCGGCGGTGCGTTCGACGGAGTGGTGTACCTGGGCGCGCTACCGGGTCCGGACCGCCCGGTGCTGCCGGACGCCTTCCCGATGCTCAAGACGGTACTGGCGTGCGGACCGAGTCGATTGCTGGCCGTGCGGGCCGCTGACCGGGCCGGGGCGCTGCGGTCGGCGGGGCTGGACGGCCTGTTCCGCACCGTGGTCCGCGAGTACCCGGACCTGCTCGCCCGGGTCGTGGCCGTGCCCGATACCTCCGCGGCGACCGTCGCCGACGCCGTGCTCGCCGAACTGCTCGCCCCGGAGCCGGCAGCCGTCGTCCTGCGTACGGCGGACGGACGCCGAGAGGCACCCGGGTTGGTGCCCGCGCCGCTCGGTCCGCTCGGCAGTACCGGCGCCGGTCCCGCCGGGGAGGGCGCCGCCGAGGCCGCCGCGCTCGGCCTCGACCGGGATTCGGTGATTCTGCTGGTCGGTGGCGCCCGGGGCATCACCGCGAAGTTCGCGGCCACACTGGCCAGCGCCTGCCGGTGCCGCATCGAGCTGCTCGGCCGCACCGCTGCGCCCACCGGCCCCGAGGCCCCGGATACCGCCGCCGCCCGCACTCCGGCGGAACTGAGGGCGGCGCTCGCCGCCCGGCCGGGAGCGTCGCAGCCCGCCGGGATCAACCGGACCGCCGAATTGATCCTCGCCCAGCGGGAGATCACCGCGACCCTCGCCGAACTCGGCTCGCTCGGCAGCGCGGCACACTACCGCCCGGTGGACTTCCGGGACCAGGACGCGGTGCTGCGGACGGTCAAGGAGATCCACGCCGAGCACGGCCGCCTCGACGCCGTGGTCTTTGCTGCGGGGGTGATCGAGGACCGGGTGATCGCAGACAAGACGCCTGAATCCTTCCAGCGGGTCTACGGCACGAAGACGGCCGGGGCCTCCGCACTGTTCGCCGCCCTGGGCGACCTGCCCGGCGCGCCCGCTTTCACCGTGCTGTTCGGCAGCATCGCCGCCGTTCTCGGCAACCGGGGCCAGGCCGATTACGCTGCCGCGAACGACGCGCTGGAGGCGCTGGGCACGGACTGGGCCGTCCGCACCGGCAATCGGGTGCTGACCGTCCACTGGGGGCCCTGGGCGCCGTCCGGTGCCCACACCGGCATGGTCGGAGCGGAACTCGGACGTGAGTACGTCCGCCGAGGGGTGCGGTTGATCGATCCGGAGGAGGGCACCGCGGCCCTGCTCCGGGAACTGGCCTGGGGTGACCCGTCGGCCCGTGCCGTCGTCTACACCGCATCGGAATGGTGA